In Hyla sarda isolate aHylSar1 chromosome 9, aHylSar1.hap1, whole genome shotgun sequence, the following proteins share a genomic window:
- the LOC130291879 gene encoding suppressor of cytokine signaling 4-like produces the protein MAPPAAIQHEEKDGENEDFYTCVQIHFMGPATIPELWTATTLPYYWGALNKYQADILLLGHPDGTFLLRNSSQDGCAFAVTFRRQGRTRHARVQYRGQHFSFHWGSFHSPSVRHLLEHYNDPRCCTFFEPLLSRPLNRSDPLSLQELCRATVNAVIPAVRIGQLPIPKAMKEYLGEYHYTETLPGTEEEP, from the coding sequence ATGGCCCCCCCAGCTGCCATCCAACATGAAGAGAAGGATGGAGAAAATGAGGACTTCTACACATGCGTCCAAATCCATTTCATGGGCCCCGCAACCATCCCGGAACTCTGGACTGCTACTACTCTGCCCTACTATTGGGGAGCACTGAATAAGTACCAAGCGGACATTCTCTTACTGGGCCACCCCGACGGAACGTTTCTCCTCCGAAACTCCTCCCAGGACGGTTGCGCCTTCGCGGTCACTTTCCGCCGTCAGGGCCGCACCCGTCACGCCCGTGTCCAGTACCGGGGCCAGCATTTCAGCTTCCACTGGGGCAGTTTCCATTCTCCTTCCGTCCGCCATCTTTTGGAGCATTACAATGACCCCAGGTGCTGCACTTTTTTCGAGCCCCTCTTGTCCAGGCCATTGAATCGCTCCGACCCATTGAGTCTCCAAGAACTTTGCCGGGCGACCGTCAACGCCGTCATCCCAGCCGTGAGAATTGGGCAGCTTCCCATACCAAAGGCTATGAAGGAATACTTGGGGGAATACCACTACACTGAGACCTTACCGGGGACCGAAGAGGAACCCTAG